The Deltaproteobacteria bacterium nucleotide sequence GTTTATTTCCTACCTACCACTAACTTAACAAGGACACATTCCATTAAAATCTATCAGTTGAAAGTCCCCTTCTAAAACAAAGCTTTGAGGAATATATCCGAGTGATTAGGGTGTGTCAAGGTGGAAAGACGATGGAACGCGGATGACACGAATTGAGCGGATTAAGAGCAATGGCTTTTGGGGGCACTATGCGGAAAATCGAAAGATATTAACCACCCCATATGAAAAGAAGTGCCTTTTTATGACGGGGCAAGCGGAAAGGGTGCGGAAAAGGGCTGGAAAAAGATTTGTTATCCAGGTCGATCACGAATGGACACTAAGAAAAGAGAAGCAATGAGGGTTTTAAAATCCTGTTAATCCTGTCAAAAAGAAGGTTTCGCGGAAAGACGATGGAACGCGGATGACACGGATTGAGCGGATTAAGGCGGATTAAGAGCAATAGCATGTTGGCCGCTTCGCGGAAAGTCGAAAGATATTAAACACAGAGCGAAGAGAAAGAGAGAGGTATTTTAACCACGGATAGAGCCGGAAAAAGGCCGGAAAAACTTTTTTTATTCTTCATCTCTCGGAAAGGATGATGCAAAACGTTCTATCCATTCAAGGGCGGCCTCTTCGCTTGTCAGCATACGCCCCTCCTCTTCCAGTTGAGCCCTTCTGTAGGTCTCAATATAACAGATCTGTTCAATCATTCTTACTCTGAAGGCATCACTGGAATTATGAAAGCGAACGCCAATCTCATAGTACTGTCCGTCCCTTCTGGTCCAAACGATAATGCCCTTGCTATGGAAAACAGGAGTTACAAAGGGAATGGTAATTTCTATGAGTTCACCTTTTGGGAAGTTCTCTTTTGATCTGAATGAAATACCACCTTCACTGATATCTTTCAGGTTTGGACATATGGGACCATCAATCTTGGTAGAAAAGACCTCAATGGGTATTTCCGTTGGATGTCTAACAAAAACTCTTTTATCTATTCCATTGCCTTCATCATCCATATTAATCCATCCCCGGAAGAATCAAAATTTCTTATTTTGCTCCCATTTCCAGGCAGTTTCAATAATTCTTTCAAGATCTGCATATTCGGGCTTCCAGCCGAGCACCTCTTTAGCCAGTCCGGCGGCAGCTACAAGCTTTGCCGGGTCTCCCTCTCTTCTGCCGCATATTTTGAAAGGCACTTTTAAAGCGGTGACTTTTTCCGCACATTCAATCACTTCCTTAACGGAAAAACCCCTTCCATTTCCCAGGTTAAATACGGAACTTAAATCGTCATGCTTGAAGCGATTCAGTGCCAGCATATGGGCCTGGGCCAGGTCACTGATATGAATATAGTCTCTTATACAGGTTCCATCAGGCGTTTCGTAATCGTCACCAAAGACAGAGAGACCATCGATTTCCCCCTTGATGGCTTTTAATACAAGAGGAATCAGATGTGTTTCAGGATTATGGCTTTCACCTATCCTGCCATCACTATCGGCGCCTGCCGCATTAAAATAACGCAGACAAACCGATTTCAGGCCATAAGCCTCTCCATAACTTTTCAGGATCTTTTCAAAAAAAAGCTTGCTTTCACCATAAGGATTAATTGGCCGCTGTCTGTGTTTTTCATCTATCCTGTCAGTCTCGGGATTTCCGTAAGTGGCACAGGTTGAT carries:
- the galE gene encoding UDP-glucose 4-epimerase GalE → MDILVTGGAGYIGSHACLKLKEMGYNPVVYDNLVYGHKEAALDWDLVKGDLADIDKLRDTFKKYDFQSVMHFAAYAYVGESVKDPQKYYENNVGAGLNLLRVMFESGVKNFIFSSTCATYGNPETDRIDEKHRQRPINPYGESKLFFEKILKSYGEAYGLKSVCLRYFNAAGADSDGRIGESHNPETHLIPLVLKAIKGEIDGLSVFGDDYETPDGTCIRDYIHISDLAQAHMLALNRFKHDDLSSVFNLGNGRGFSVKEVIECAEKVTALKVPFKICGRREGDPAKLVAAAGLAKEVLGWKPEYADLERIIETAWKWEQNKKF
- a CDS encoding PilZ domain-containing protein; the protein is MDDEGNGIDKRVFVRHPTEIPIEVFSTKIDGPICPNLKDISEGGISFRSKENFPKGELIEITIPFVTPVFHSKGIIVWTRRDGQYYEIGVRFHNSSDAFRVRMIEQICYIETYRRAQLEEEGRMLTSEEAALEWIERFASSFPRDEE